TTGAGGAGCTCTGCACACTTGGTCATGGTGTCTGGAAAGGCTCCCTCCAGCTGCCACAGGGAAAGAGCTCCCTGAGTTCCAGGGAAAGCTTTTCCCCTGGGAAGTGAGCTCCTGCTGGGTTGTGGGGGGGTAACCTCACCTGCACCCCGAAGATGTCCTCGGTGTGGTGGCGCTTGAGCAGAGCCCACTCGGAGGACTGGCCCTGGAGCAGGTTGGTGCACACAGCCATCTCCCCACAGGTGACATCCGCTCCAAAACGTTTGCAGATCCGCCGGAAAGGGAGGTTTCcacactgccagggacagcagggacagcagggacagggactgtcAGCACATCTGCTCTGTTCCAACCGTGCCCACAGTGCGTTACCAACCTACCGTGGTCAGTGGAGCCAGGTAGAGCTTGCCTTGGATGTCCAGCTGGAAAACAGGGATGGAGGAGCAGGTCAGCACAACGGAATGGATgttatggaatcacagaatggtttggcttggaaaggaccttcaGGATCGTCCAATTCCATGCCCTGGCtatgggcagtgacaccttccactgtcccagcatgcttcaagccctgtccagcctggccttggacacttccagggacgaggcagccacagcttttgtgGGAATtccaccccagcccctccccaccctcacaggcaggaattccttccaTGCTCCGCCTGCCTCCCCCAGCTCAAGGCTCTCCAAGGGTTTCTCTGCCATCTTTCCATGCACAATGTCCACCATGAGATCAGGACACAGGGGACTCTCACCTTCTTCTTCTCACACGGCCGCAGCTTCGTGATGTCTTCATCTGTCAGGGGGCCCAGGGTCGGGATGGAGGGAGCACCCTCAGCTCcttgggagctctgcagggtctCAGGTCTGGGAGCACCCTCAGCCCtttgggagctctgcagggtctCAGGTTTAGGAGCACCCTCAGCCCTTtgggagccctgcagagcctcaggTTTGGCAGCACCCTCAGCTCCTTGTGAGCTCTGCAGGGTCTCAGGTTTGGGAGCACCCTCAGCTCCTTGGGAGTTCTGCAGGGTCTCAGGTCTGGGAGCACCCTCAGGCCttggggagctctgcagagcctcaggTTTGGCAGCACCCTCAGGccctggagagctctgcaggaTCTCAGGTCTGGGAGCACCCTCAGCccctggggagctctgcagggcctcAGGTCTGGGctcttctccctgctcctgccgcTCAGGGCTGCCTCTCAggccctgctggggagcagtGCAGTCGGACACCTCCGCAGAGCCCCCCGTGGCTTTGCCTCCCTTCCCAGCACGGAGCCCACGGAGGAACTCCTCGGCCTTCTGGAAGCTGCACCTCCTCTTgcgcagctgctgctgcagctccttggaGAGGCCGTTCCTCACCAGCACCTTGCCCTCCCACTGCCGCGCCACGGCGGCGTCCAGCAGGTTCTGGTGGCCATCCCCCAGGTGGGCCCGGCCGAAGCGGCAGGTGACACCGTAGGGACACAGGCCGAAGGTGTCGAAGAGGACGCAGCGCTGGCCCAGGTCTGCTGGCTTGGCCGCCAGGTACTTGGACACGTCGTGCAGGAAGCGGCAGCGCGGGCCCAGGCGGCACTGCCCGGCacggccctggggacagcacgggcagggtgagggggaCGGGGGCAGgacagcccagggctgctccctgccacgCCTGAGACCCCCGGGGAGGGAGGGCATGGTCccggggggctgcaggagggagggatggacacGGCAGAGGGATGGACATGCTGGAGGGGATGGACACATGGCAAAGGGGATGGACACACAGAAAAGGGGATGGACACGCACAGGAGGGGatggacacacacacaggagGGGATGGACACACCCATGAGGGGATGGACACACACCCTGGAGGGGATGGACACACCCTGGAAGGGATGGACACACACCCAGGAGGGGATGGACACACCCTGGAGGGGatggacacacacacaggaggggatggacacacacacaggaggggatggacacacacacaggagGGGATGGACACCCTTCAGGGAAGGTGCCACTTCACTTGTGACACTGAGCTCGTCCCACATCACCCTCTCCCACCTGGATTTTATGGAATTCCagcctggtttgggttggaaaggaccataaatcccatccagtcccacctgcagggacacctcccactgtcccaggctgctcccagccctgcccagcctggccttgggcactgccagggatccaggggcagccccagctgctctgggcaccctgtgccagggcctgcccaccctgccagggaggaattccttcccaaaatcccacctagcccagccagagctgtcccacctgtgtCACCGaggggcacagcctgctctgctcgTAGCTGCTGGGCTTCATGCACGGCCGGCTCTTGttctgcccccgggctctcttCTTCCCCGGGcgctccttcccctcctctccaGCATTCCCCTGGCCTTCCCCATCCTGGCCGAGCTCCTCTGCCTTCACCCTCTTGGCTGGGGGTTCGCTGgcctgctcctcttcctccttcccctcctttccctcctcctcc
Above is a window of Passer domesticus isolate bPasDom1 chromosome 21, bPasDom1.hap1, whole genome shotgun sequence DNA encoding:
- the DUS3L gene encoding tRNA-dihydrouridine(47) synthase [NAD(P)(+)]-like, which translates into the protein MAAAPGVAPVRARFLTSKEQFHAYLRAGGKEEEEGKEGKEEEEQASEPPAKRVKAEELGQDGEGQGNAGEEGKERPGKKRARGQNKSRPCMKPSSYEQSRLCPSVTQGRAGQCRLGPRCRFLHDVSKYLAAKPADLGQRCVLFDTFGLCPYGVTCRFGRAHLGDGHQNLLDAAVARQWEGKVLVRNGLSKELQQQLRKRRCSFQKAEEFLRGLRAGKGGKATGGSAEVSDCTAPQQGLRGSPERQEQGEEPRPEALQSSPGAEGAPRPEILQSSPGPEGAAKPEALQSSPRPEGAPRPETLQNSQGAEGAPKPETLQSSQGAEGAAKPEALQGSQRAEGAPKPETLQSSQRAEGAPRPETLQSSQGAEGAPSIPTLGPLTDEDITKLRPCEKKKLDIQGKLYLAPLTTCGNLPFRRICKRFGADVTCGEMAVCTNLLQGQSSEWALLKRHHTEDIFGVQLEGAFPDTMTKCAELLNRTIDVDFVDINVGCPIDLVYKKGGGCALMTRCNKFEQIVRGMNSVLDVPLTVKIRTGVQEKVNVAHKIIPRLREWGAAMVTLHGRSREQRYTRSADWPYIAECARLASPMPLFGNGDILSYEDANRAMQMGVSGIMIARGALIKPWLFTEIKEQRHWDISSSERFDILKDFTNYGLEHWGSDTQGVEKTRKFLLEWLSFLCRYIPVGLLEHLPQKINERPPYYLGRDYLETLMASQNVDDWIRISELLLGPVPPSFTFLPKHKANSYR